A stretch of DNA from Vicinamibacterales bacterium:
CCGGGAGACACGCTACCTCGATGGCGTCGACGGCCCGTTCGATCTGATCGTCTCGAACCCGCCGTACGTGACGGACGACGAGCACGCGGCGCTCGCGCCGGAGGTGCACGATTTCGAACCGCGGTCGGCCCTCGCCGCGGGCCCCGACGGGCTGAATGACATTCGCGAAGTGCTGTCCGCGGCGGCCAGCGCCCTGCGTTCGGGCGGCGTGCTGCTGATGGAGATCGGCCACCGCCAGGCAGACGCCGTCCAGGCCCTGGTCGCATCGACACCGTCGCTGGCGCTGGTTCGCATCAGTCCAGATCTGCAAGGCATCCCCCGCATCGTCGTCGCGCAACGCCTTTAGCACCGGCACTTGTGGCACCTCGGGCACCCGAGGCACCATAGCTTCATGAGTTGCCTGTTCTGCAAGATCATCGCCGGCGAGATCCCGGCGTCGAAGGTCTACGAAGACGATGAGCTGATCGCCTTCAACGACATCAACCCGCAAGCGCCCATGCACGTGCTGGTCGTGCCCAAGCGCCACGTGGCGACGCTCAACGATCTGTCAGCCACCGACGACGGGCTGGTCGGGGCGATGGTGCGGAGGGCGGCGGCGATTGCCAAAGACAGGGGGGTTGACGGGCCCGGCTATCGCACCGTGTTCAACTGCAACGCGCAGGCGGGCCAGACGGTGTTCCATCTCCACCTGCACGTGCTCGGCGGCAGGACCATGACCTGGCCTCCAGGCTAGCAGCAGAATTCGCCACCGCTTGGCCCGGGCGGCCCGGCAGATTCTGCATTCTTGAGTAGAATCATCGGCGCAGCGGCCGCCGCGGGTGAGCCGCAATGCGTTAGCCCTTCGGAAAGCGGAACCGAAACTTGACCAACGGAATAGGTACTGCCACTCTTCACCTATGACGCAAGCAGCCAAACGCGCGATCGACACCATCGAGGCGCTCGCACCCGCTGAGCGGCAAGAAGTGCTGGCCGAATTGTTGCGGAGGGCGGCCCAGTCGGATCATGACCTCCCGACAGACGACGATCTCATCGGGTTGGCCGACCAGGTCTTTCTCGACCTCGAAGGACACGAAGCCGGTCAGTGACATGGCGGCGCGGGGCGAGGTATGGCTCGTCGATTTGGGCATGACCTCGAAGGTGCGGCCCGCACTGGTGATCAGCGTGCCACCAACCGATGCAGACCGCGCCTTAGTTACCCTGGTGCCGCATACCACGAGTGTTCGCCAGTCCGGATTCGAGGCCGCGATCCCCGTCGGGTTTCTCAAGGCGGGCGCCTTCGACGCGCAGGGGTTGGTCACGGTACCGCCGGTGCGGCTATTGCGAAGACTCGGCAAGTTGTCGGATGCACAACTGTTGCAGGTTGAAAGATCCGTA
This window harbors:
- a CDS encoding histidine triad nucleotide-binding protein produces the protein MSCLFCKIIAGEIPASKVYEDDELIAFNDINPQAPMHVLVVPKRHVATLNDLSATDDGLVGAMVRRAAAIAKDRGVDGPGYRTVFNCNAQAGQTVFHLHLHVLGGRTMTWPPG
- a CDS encoding type II toxin-antitoxin system PemK/MazF family toxin, with protein sequence MAARGEVWLVDLGMTSKVRPALVISVPPTDADRALVTLVPHTTSVRQSGFEAAIPVGFLKAGAFDAQGLVTVPPVRLLRRLGKLSDAQLLQVERSVCAWLGLKPTPSEG